From Bradyrhizobium sp. AZCC 1610:
AACGACGAATGCATGAGTCCCATGATCGGGAGGCGCCGTTCGATCCACTTCAAGGCGGGATTGGTCGGCTGGAAATCGGATGGTCCGCTCATTGATGCGATCCTGAGGAAGTAAAACGACGCGACGGATGTAAGGGTCTCGGACTGGCGCCCGAGCCCTTAGCCGATCTGGATTTTGGTGTCGGAAACGAACGTATAGGGCGGCACCGGCAGATTGGTCGGCGCGGGCCCCTGACGAATACGGCCCGAGGTGTCGTACACGGAGCCGTGGCACGGGCAGAAGAAGCCGTCGTAAGCGCCTTCATGGGCAATCGGGATGCAGCCCAGATGGGTGCAGATGCCGACCACGACCAGCCACTGGTCATGCCCCGGCTTGACTCTAGCCTCGTCGCTCTGCGGGTCGGGCAGGCTCGCCACCGGCACCTTGCGGGCCTCGTCGATCTGCTTCTTGGTCCGGTGGCTGATGTAGATCGGCTTGCCGCGCCAGAACACCTTGATGTCCTGTCCCTCGGCGATCGGGGTCAGGTCGACCTCAATCGGCGCGCCGGCCGCGACCGTCGAGGCATCCGGGTTCATCTGGGAAACCAGCGGCCACACCGTGGCAGCCGCGCCTACGGCGGCGACGGCTCCCGTTGCAACATAAAGAAAATCACGGCGTGTCGGATGGTCCGCCGAAGACGCTGTCGTCACGATTCCAAGCCCTTTCTTATCTGCAGCCAGCGGAACCGCCCCGGACCCGCCAAAAGCGCGACCTGAAGAGGCTGCCGGCGCCCGCGGCCCCCGCGGCGGCAGAAAAACCGCTTTTTCCTCCCCCAATCCGGCGGAACAAGCAGTCCAGAATCGTTCTATTGGCACCCTTGCCGTGAGAGCGCAAGCCCGCTATCGGCTCGCAAGCGTGCGATGCACTAAATCCGCGCCCGACCGTGATTTATTCAATACATTTACCCGCTCTGCCGAAGCCTCGACACCATGCACATCGCCCTCTTCCAGCCCGATATTCCCCAGAACACGGGAACGATTCTGCGCCTGTGCGCGTGCCTGGGCGTGGCCGCCCATATCATCGAGCCGGCCGGATTTCCGACCTCCGACCGGCATTTCCGCCGGGCTGGAATGGACTACCTCGATCATGTCGCCCTTACCCGCCATGACTCATGGCAAAAATTCCAGCAATGGCGTAACGAAGCCGGGTCCCGGCTGGTGCTGTTTACGACCAAGGGGGCCGGTTCTTATCTGGATTTCAGCTACCGGCGGGACGATGTTCTGCTGTTCGGACGGGAATCCGCAGGGGTAACCGCCGAAGTCGCCTCCGCTGCCGATGCGCGGCTGGCGATCCCGATCAGGCCGGGCTTGCGTTCGCTCAATGTGGCCATGGCGGCAGCTATGGCATTGGGCGAGGCGCTGCGGCAGACGGATCACCCGATGGCGGGCGAGATCGGCTCCAGGGAGAAGGTGTGAGCTACGCGGTCAAAGAGATATTCCTGACCTTGCAGGGCGAAGGCGCACATGCCGGCCGTGCGGCGGTGTTTTGCCGTTTTTCCGGCTGCAACCTCTGGAGCGGCCGCGAACAGGACCGCGCCGGCGCTACCTGCAAGTTCTGCGATACCGACTTTGTCGGCACTGACGGCACGCTGGGCGGCCGCTACGCCACCGCG
This genomic window contains:
- the petA gene encoding ubiquinol-cytochrome c reductase iron-sulfur subunit produces the protein MTTASSADHPTRRDFLYVATGAVAAVGAAATVWPLVSQMNPDASTVAAGAPIEVDLTPIAEGQDIKVFWRGKPIYISHRTKKQIDEARKVPVASLPDPQSDEARVKPGHDQWLVVVGICTHLGCIPIAHEGAYDGFFCPCHGSVYDTSGRIRQGPAPTNLPVPPYTFVSDTKIQIG
- a CDS encoding tRNA (cytidine(34)-2'-O)-methyltransferase; this translates as MHIALFQPDIPQNTGTILRLCACLGVAAHIIEPAGFPTSDRHFRRAGMDYLDHVALTRHDSWQKFQQWRNEAGSRLVLFTTKGAGSYLDFSYRRDDVLLFGRESAGVTAEVASAADARLAIPIRPGLRSLNVAMAAAMALGEALRQTDHPMAGEIGSREKV